In the genome of Pyrobaculum islandicum DSM 4184, the window TTTCGCCCCTGCTCTATCAACAGTAGACGCGTTGGTTCGTATCCACGGCGACTTTATGTACGGGCCCTGGGGGATTGTTGTCGCACACGCAGTTTACTACAGCCCCTACGTCGCTTTGCTTCTAGAGTCTAACCTGAGGTCCATCCCCTCGGATCTTCTTGACGCGCTTATTCTTTATACAAGACGCCGCATAACTGCCATAAGGGTCTTCTTAGCAGAGCTCAAGCCATCTCTCCTCTACTCTCTATATACGACCTTTGTCTTTAGCTTCTTGAGCTTTACCACGCCGCTTCTCCTCGGCGGGCGCTACCCAACTGTAGAGCTTCTCGTCTATATATACGCTACTTCCTTCGCCACAACAAACCTAGTCTCTACGTTGGTCTTGGTTATGTTAATATCTTCAATAGCTCTCGCCATCCCCCTTTTTAAGATCCCCCCGCCGCCTGCCGCAGGCCCATCTCTCTCGGCTCCCCGTCCAAGTCTACTTATGCTGTTTCTCTCATTTATAGTTGTGTCATATTTCGCGGCGGTTGCCACATATATATTCCTCCCTCTGTCAAATCCTAGAGGTCTTGAAGCTATGGCGCAACCGCTTGCTAATAGCGTTTCTGTAGCTTTTGTTTCCTCGGCGGCGGCTATAGCATTTTCTCTCGCTCTTTTAGTTGGAGACGTAGCGATGTCTAAGACGTCGGCAGTCGCATATGTAATATCTCTCTCGCTTTCTAGAAGTCTTTTTGCACTCGGCTTTTTCCACCTTGCGCAACCTCTCTACGGCACGCTTTTTATTCTCGCCATAGCACACGCCCTGGTACTTACGCCTCTAGTATACTCAGTTATAAAGCCGGCGTGGGAGAAAATTAGGGCAGACGCGAGAGAGTCTTGCGTACTTTATCTAGGCCCACTGAGGTGTGTTTTAAGAGTGGTCACAGAGTCTCTAGGCCCCACCCTAGTCCAAGCCTGGCTTATAGCCTTTGCCGCATCTATTTCAGAAACTACGCTGGCGTTTATACTTACCGCCGGCGGCGCGTCGACACTTGCAGCAGAGACAGCACGTCTTCTCACCTCTAGAGCGCCGGATTTTATAGAAACGGGGCATTTTTACTCGGCGGTTCTTGCGGCTTTAGTTATGGCGGCTGTGGCTATCTCTAGAGTTATTAAACCGCGGCCGTATTCGTTTTAGACAGAGAAACACCTCCCCCTAACTATATCAAATGTCACAACTCCAGAGGCCGGAGGCTGCGGCAGGATTAGCCTCACCGGCTGTCCGCCGACTTCAGCCAAAACTTCGTAAAGCCCAGCCCGATACCAACTGGCTAAAATACGGCCGCTGTATTTACCGCCTGGCGTTATGTCCCAGGGCCTGAAATATAGATAGCCACAGTCGGCTCTGATCTTGTTGACGTAGCCTAAAAACTCTGCCACCTTAGGCGCCGGGGGGTTTTCAAATAGCTCTACGGCGTCTCCATCTGCTACAATACGCCCATCCATAAGGACTACGACCCGCTTGGCTATATACGTAGCTTCTTCAAAGTCGTGTGTCACATAGAGTACAGTCCGCCCTCGAGATGCCTCGTATATATATGGCAGAATCTCGCCGCGGAGCGGCGGGTCTAAGGCAGTGAGAGGCTCGTCTAATACTAAAATCGGCGGGTCTGCCGCCAGAGCTCTCGCTAATGCAACTCTCTGTTGTTGCCCTCTGCTGAGTTGTGCAGGATATCTACCGGCTAGATGCCCCAACTCAAGTCTCTCTAAGACCTCTTTCGCAATTTTAAACGCCTCTCTTTTTGCAACCCCCCTAGAGAGGAGGGGCTCCGCCACGTTTTCTAGCACAGTTAGAGAGGGGAAGAGGGCTGGGCTTTGAAATACAACTCCAACGCCGCGGCGCCACGGCTCTGTATCTGTTACG includes:
- a CDS encoding ABC transporter ATP-binding protein; the protein is MSIALKDVKKNFRDFRLGPINLDIENGGRVAIIGPSGSGKSTLLRIVAGFIKPDRGRVYINGVDVTDTEPWRRGVGVVFQSPALFPSLTVLENVAEPLLSRGVAKREAFKIAKEVLERLELGHLAGRYPAQLSRGQQQRVALARALAADPPILVLDEPLTALDPPLRGEILPYIYEASRGRTVLYVTHDFEEATYIAKRVVVLMDGRIVADGDAVELFENPPAPKVAEFLGYVNKIRADCGYLYFRPWDITPGGKYSGRILASWYRAGLYEVLAEVGGQPVRLILPQPPASGVVTFDIVRGRCFSV
- a CDS encoding iron ABC transporter permease, with translation MEAEVAERNRLWVKPYGIPALFFLTVFSTPYVLLLTQLGVSLQLDSYTLWVFLFTVVQAAASAILSIALGLALLPAYLRAPWVRPLVLIPFFAPALSTVDALVRIHGDFMYGPWGIVVAHAVYYSPYVALLLESNLRSIPSDLLDALILYTRRRITAIRVFLAELKPSLLYSLYTTFVFSFLSFTTPLLLGGRYPTVELLVYIYATSFATTNLVSTLVLVMLISSIALAIPLFKIPPPPAAGPSLSAPRPSLLMLFLSFIVVSYFAAVATYIFLPLSNPRGLEAMAQPLANSVSVAFVSSAAAIAFSLALLVGDVAMSKTSAVAYVISLSLSRSLFALGFFHLAQPLYGTLFILAIAHALVLTPLVYSVIKPAWEKIRADARESCVLYLGPLRCVLRVVTESLGPTLVQAWLIAFAASISETTLAFILTAGGASTLAAETARLLTSRAPDFIETGHFYSAVLAALVMAAVAISRVIKPRPYSF